TCTACTGTGCGGCGTCTTGATGGAGGAGATAAACCCTAGTTCTTCTGTAGACAATAAGAGAGACATGGCGGAAGAAGCTAAAGTTGATGTGAAGACTTCGGCGAAGAAGGATATACGCAATTATCTATGCCAGTATTGCGGAATCAGCAGATCTAAAAACTATCTCATCACTAAACACATCCAATCTCATCATCAGGTTTGAGATCTTCCTCCAATTCGATTCCAATTTCTCATCCGTGGcatcttgatttgttttcaatgaAATTGAGAGTTGAGTCTGTAGAATCGGCGATGGTTTGTTGAATTGAGAGTTTCTATGATTCGTTTGTTTAGATGGAACTTGAAGAggaaagagatgatgaagcTTGTGAGGTTGATGAGGAGTCTTCAAGTAATCATACTTGTCAAGAATGTGGTGCTGAGTTTAAGAAACCTGCTCACTTGAAGCAGCATATGCAGAGTCATTCGCTCGAGGTAGATTTATGCATCCTCTTGTCATGAGAAGTCGAATTGTTCCCATTCTGTGTGTTGCAGCTACAGATGGAGATACATAGAGATACTCGTGGATTTTGCTTAGTGTTGAGTTTTGTTCTGGTTGTGAACTAAAAGTTTATACATTTGCAGGAAATAAATAGCCTTTTGTTTAAATCAAAAGGTCTTACCTATGTTATTGCGTGAGGCATTGGATCCCAAAGAGAGAACTCCAAAATGCGAGGCTACATGTTATGGACTAGTATCAGGTTGGGAGACCTCCTGAGAAGCTCCAGCAAGTAAGCCTCGATCACGCAAAATGTTTGAGGTCTGATGTTCAAtagcttgttttgtttcactttgCTTTGGACTTTCTTTTCGCCAATGAGCTATGTTTCTGATGGTTTTCACTCTTTTGGTGTGTAGAGATCTTTTACTTGCTATGTGGATGATTGTGCTGCTAGCTATAGGAGGAAGGATCATCTCAATAGGCATCTTCTTACACATAAAGGGAAGCTCTTTAAGTGTCCGAAGGAGAACTGCAAGAGTGAATTCTCAGTACAGGGAAATGTTGGTAGGCATGTTAAGAAATATCATAGTAATGACAACCGTGATAAGGACAATACTGGTTTGGGCGATGGTGATAAGGACAATACTTGTAAGGGGGATGATGATAAGGAAAAATCTGGTAGTGGCGGTTGTGAGAAGGAAAATGAAGGGAATGGCGGAAGTGGTAAGGACAATAATGGTAATGGCGATTCTCAGCCTGCGGAGTGTTCAACTGGTCAGAAGCAGGTTGTCTGCAAAGAAATTGGTTGTGGAAAAGCCTTTAAGTATCCTTCACAGCTTCAAAAGCATCAGGATTCTCATGGTAAGTGCACCTTCCTACCCTTACTTTCCCTCTAGTTTAGTATCCTGGGCATATGAAGATTTCTACGTTTCCTCTCTATGTGCTTTGTTATAAATTAAAGACAGTTGTTTGTTAAAGCTTGATAGATTTTCAATCTCTGAAGGTTTAGATTTACATTTGCAGTGAAATTAGACTCTGTGGAGGCATTTTGTTCCGAGCCTGGGTGTATGAAGTACTTTACCAACGAAGAATGCCTCAAGTCACACATAAGATCCTGTCATCAGCACATCAACTGTGAGATATGTGGTTCTAAGCATTTGAAAAAGAACATCAAGAGACATCTACGGACTCATGATGAAGATTCCTCACCAGGAGAAATCAAGTGTGAAGTTGAGGGTTGCTCTTCGACTTTCTCCAAGGTAAAGAAACATCCTGAGCTACGTCAAACTTATATAGTCCAAAACAAGTTTCGTTTCCAGATTATTCAACATCACTAATTACATTACGATTATTTCTCAGGCTTCTAATCTTCAGAAACACATGAAAGCAGTGCACGATGATATACGTCCCTTTGTCTGTGGCTTTCCCGGTTGTGGCATGAGATTTGCTTACAAACATGTCAGAAACAAGCACGAGAATTCCGGGTATCACGTATATACCTGCGTAAGTTCATCCAACCTACATACTATCGTGTTTTTCTTACAAACTCAAAAGACTAGAATCTCATGTAAAACTGAATGTGGTTTCAGGGTGATTTTGTCGAAACTGATGAAGATTTCACTTCAAGACCGAGAGGTGGACTAAAGAGGAAACAAGTTACTGCGGAAATGCTGGTACGAAAGAGAGTCATGCCTCCTCGGTTTGATGCAGAAGAACACGAAACTTGCTAGTAGTGTCCAAgccttaattatattttctgtCTTAAGATAAGTGAAGTAGTTTTGTGTaaagttctttttgtttgtgtgttggTAGGAAGAAATATAGAACTACAATAGTAGGTAGTAATATAAGTAATGTTGTGCTTAGAATCTATGTTCGTTTAACCTTTTATCTCCCACGGCTTTAATGTATTGAACCCAACGTTTGAGATATAAGTAATGTTGTGCTTATAATCTATGTTCGTTTAACCTTTTTATCTCCCACGGCTTTGATGTCTTGAAccaatgtttttaaaactgaCCCAAACAGTGAACCGGACTACCTTTTGGGTAAATATTAATAgagattttacaatttttataaatagaaaacaaaataatcatattatgtttaatagaaaacaaaataatcatatcatgtttaataaaaaaatataaaatcatattatgtttgataaaatataaaatcatttacaccaaaaaaacatatatatatatatataaaatcaaacaataataagaaagtgattaaaaattttaaattcaacTAAATGTCTAACATCGTAACAAATATAATAGAAGATCACTAAtgatagaaacaaattaatgaaATATCGTGAATTCAAACAACTAATCTCATTTGCATATATCACCATTCGATTCATTTTTAAGGCCGCATTGTGAAATCttcaccaaaatctaaaacatcaaatgagtttaagaactaaaaaaacttataaaaataattgaagaaagTTTAAAATCCCACATTTTATTCCAAAATGAagagaattttttaaaacccacaTCCGGCCGGTTCAACCGATTCACCGGGTCATGGATTAATGGCGaatttttgtgggttttttcggttttgaATTTGTCGGGTTTTAgcactaaacccaaaccggaAAAGTGTTCGGGTCACGAGTTAACTGGTCGGACCGGGCGGTTCGGGTCGGGCGTGAAAACACTGTCTTGAACCCAACATTTGAAGATAAGCTTTATGGGATGAGATAAACTCCAATATTCAAGTCTCTCTTTGCGTCTCATATTCAAACTGTAATGAGATAACATTTCATTACAGTTTCAAGATAAGCTTTTGGATGAGATAATGATCTCTTAGTGGTTTAGTCAAAGTAAACAAGACTTTGACTGTTCAACTTCAACCCAATCAAGAGTCAACGGTCGGAGTTATTCAAAACACtagtttttgaatttagtaGCTTCATCTATATATAACCCAGGAGAAGCAGAAATCTTCCAAGAAAGAAATGGTTACATACAAGATTTGGGTGATGTCTTTCATCATAGCAGGTTCAACTTATAAAAAAGGAATTCCTCTCCTCAATTTGGTTAGCAATTACACAATCagaaatttaatcaaattttgtgtttcattgttttgaaaaatccACTAGGAGCTATTTTAGGAGGAATAATCCCTGGAGTTACTACAACAAAGACAGCGATCGCGTGTCCTCTCTATTGCTTACAAGTAGAGTACATGACATGTCCTTCCTCCGGCGCTGACAAGCTTCCTCCAAGATGCAACTGTTGTCTTGCTCCCAAAAATTGTACTCTCCATCTCTCTGATTCTACTACTATCCATTGTAGCAAATGATATATATCTAGTAAGAAATACCTGATGGTATCCCTCCTTCGAATCCCATCCATTCCTCCCACTCATCGATTTCACCCATTTCTGTAatctccatttcttcttcttctttcttaaacTTTTGCATCAAACACTGAAAATGTGATTAATATAAGGAAAATGGTTTCAATTACGTTTTACCATGGCTAATATTAAACACCACATATTCAAAAAGttaaagataagaaagaatcaaaatcagaaaagcaaacaaaatacgggtttgtattttttattcttaacttagaaattttttgtccaaaaccaaaaaaaaacttaaataatccaaaaaaaatcaagaaatcagaaaaacatttttttgttttacctcGTAAGCGGATTTGATCTCCTTGAAATCTTTGTCCTGACCCTTGTGAACATCTGGATGATACTGCAATAACTCATTTTGtcttatttagttataatccttctttttattttcttgatttgattcgTCAAAAGGTTTTGaactttcttttaaaaaaaaattaaaagcgTAATAAGACGCAAAAGGGACAAACAAGAATTAACAACCTTTAGAGCGAGACGTTTAAAGGCACGTTTGACTTCGGTTTGGGAAGCGAGAGGAGTCAAGCCAAGAACCGTGTAATGGCTAAGATCTGGTGATAAACAACATCTTGTCGGAAACTGGATTAACCGGCGGCTATCAGTTTGGATGGTGGAACCAGGGTGATTCGTCGGAGCTTTGAACCGGAAATTTCGTATcatcgtttcttcttcttcttcttcaccaaccAAACATTTTAGGTTtataacaaatctttttttctttccctttttgtgGGACTTTGGTGAAGGACCCTTTTTTATCTTGTACCCGACGGTATGGTCTATTGGATATCCTATTATCCGATTCACATTCCGATGTCATGTCggtgtttatttatttatttttatatttatgtgtTCCTTTGTTCTCGGTTTTGTTACTAGCTAGGACGATATAACATTATATGTGTTAAAACCTATATTGTTTTGTGTAAACTATATTctgatttaaaaattaaatttcgtCCCATAAAAAGATTGAATCCGAGATACTTAAATCAACTTCATGATATTAATTATCTCTAATCTACCCacccttttttttaatgtatttctCACAATAACCATAAGTAAATTTACCGATAATATGCACATGTGCTGAGGTGAATTGTGACAACTATGAGatatttttctccaaatttataaaatttccaacaaaacaattatatgaaatttcgCCATATAGAAGTTAATTTCATAACAATAATCCCAcattattcttttaaaaaaatgaaaaataaaatgcataaTCCAACATTGTTCCAAATTTTATccagagaaaaaaggaaagacaaCATTggtactctttttttttgtctaaaaacaTGTTGAAATCGTCGTCCGCTCCTCCCGTTTTAGAAGCCTGAAAGATTCATAAAATTATAGGTCACGATCACAAACTATAACAAGttgtttttacatataataataatttgaatataaaagTTAAGGTTTATACTAACCGAGATAAAACATCGATGGAATTGGGAGTTTATCCAATAAACTACGGATATCGTCCTCATCTTCTAAGATCTCTTCGTCAGTTTTAGGAGGAACTGAAGATTTACCaataaagaatcaaacaataacatttttgtCAAGTACGCtaagtaacaaaaatagtaTAGTTTAACGTTCTCACCTGTTTCATCAATTTTACAATCACTCTCTATGTTATTAACTGCCACAACGTTGTCGTTGGCATCAGTACCATtctgtagaaaaaaaaagaaaaaattaagttttatccatacaaattatatattttcatgtgCATATTTACACTACTATCTTAATATTTAtcgaaaataataaatatattaggtAGATAAATACgtgaaaacattaaattagttattttcatttgtaaagCACCTCTCTGTTAATTATGGTAGATGGTGGTTCAATTTGCATGGTCAAATGATCctgtaaaagaagaaaacatacaCGTTATACATTTTCATGCATATTAACAATATATAGcttaatatttatcaaaatatatatagagtaatggatatatacattaaaaatgttaaattaaacTCTTGAGTTTGTAAAGCACCTCTGTGTTAAGTGTTGTAGTGGGTGGTTCACGACCACCATTGCTATGGCTGGGACTACGACTACGGCTACGATTTCGTCCACGTCCACGTCCACGCCCACGTCCACGGCCACGGCCACGGCCACGCCCACGCCCACGTCCACGACCACGACTACGActaccatcatcatcaccagcACGTCTTTCCTGTACACCGAAGCATGGGTTTTAGGATATAATATACACATATACTAACTTaggatttaaaattttcaaagaacTATGTTAATGAAACACCTCTGTGTTAATTATGGTAGAGGGTGATTCAATTTGCATGGTCAAATGTTCctgtaaaagaagaaaacatacatGTTATACATTTTCATGcatatttacaatatataacttaatatttatcaaaaatttatgTAGAATAATggatatatacattaaaaatgttaaattagaCTTTTGAGTTTGTAATGCACCTCTGTGTTAATTGTTGCAAAGGGTGGTTCACGACCACCATTGCTATGGCTGGGACTACGACTACGCCTACGGCTTCGTCCACGTCCACGCCCACGCCCACCATTGCTAGGGCTTTGGTTATCATCACGACCACGACTACGATTACGATTATTACCACCACGTCTTCCCTGTACACATAAGCATGcattttatgatattgatcGATAGTATACAAATACATATACTTACTaacgattttaaaattttctaagtACGCTATTAATGAATCTATCCAATTATATACTTCATACGACAAATTAAACATTCTCTAAAGCTGAAAGTTTCTTCGTCCTCATGAAGTATACAAACCATAatcaaattaatgaaaaagaaaaatgcagTACTTAACTACTTACCAAACCATATCTATGTCGCAGCGAAGTGTTTGAGATTGCGGGAAGAGCAAGAacctatttatttttgaacaaaaaattattagcaggaatcaaatatctttaaagtttttatttcacCTAATTTAGTATTTGTTAGCTTTCGAGCaagaaaaatttagatatctcAACTGAATATTCGCGGGAGAATTCAAAATGAAACTTATGAGTTAGTTTCATTCAATCACGAAATCTTTGATATATTACATTATCTTTAAAAGATACCaaacagaagagaaacaattaacactaaaaccaaatcataACAAAGTCAAGTACTATTTTACTAAATGATCCTTTAGATTGTAAAGTCTTATTAACCTATAGATTATTCTTATACACAAACACCGAAAACATCTTTTTCTTGCAAAACAATTCcgcaaaaatttgaaacaaaatctatatatgttcttcatttaatcattaaaatatttgattagaTCACactgtttttaaataaacaaacagatgcattaaattaataacaaataaagacatattataaaattagattGTTACGCTCGCAAACAATGAAACATCTTATTCAAAATTTCGCTCgcaaacaatgtttttttatatgtttttacatATTGTGTTAAAAATCAGATAAGATCTTAAGATATATTATCATATACAATGATACATCTATAAATTAtcatacaaacaaaaacaacataaaaaaatatatcatccTATGAAAAACAACATCAGCacaaatgatatattttttctaaaaaaataaaaaccaacgGAATGTTTTCTACAGTTTGACAATTTGTAATGAAAACTAGGACTTACCACACATCGTTGTGGTTGTTCCTGGGAAGATTGGTTTGAGGGATTAGACATATCACAAACTAATTagtttttcttccttcaatTTGGTCTGAGATTCAATATGAGGCTTGtgaaatgaaatgataatgtatatatagagagagggacatgatatatattaaatcaatgaaaataaaataaaagagaaattttgaaatcttacATTTCGAACATATTCCTATTCTGACTTTggattttcttctaaatttggagaaaataataattaagaaagatAAATGTCAAAATACACAGTTTGGAAGTTTCTCATCTCCTTTTGgtgatatattttaaaattgaaaaagaaagaaggcaAATGTCCAATTAAAGAAAACTCATAATAAGTTTTAATTAATGATAAttgtaataagaaaaaagtcaataataattgtaaaatatGTTTGGTAGCAAATAGTAAATatccaaatatattttgtaataaccaaaaaaatctcaatcaTCATCAGATTTGTTATGAAAAATTGGTGAAATCaatttatttccaatttttgttttacaagtAGTGTTGACCAGTTAAAATTTacaataagaaaatacaaaatagattttgtctatatatatcataaaattacTTTACTAAAGCTATGAATAATTTTCGTTgaatataacttaaaattcatataattgttttttcactGCATTTATTTGCTAGCTATTTTTGCTTTACTTGAAGAGTACTACTAGTTGGGCTTTAGTCTGTTATAGCTCTATCGGGTCATTGTAATGGAACATGAATTCGACCCGACCCAGGCCCATTAAGTCTCACTATGCCTCTCCTGCTTCGTTGCGAAAACCCCCACACACTCCATTGTCACTCGTAAACTCGCCGCCgtggagagagaagagagaatggaGGATATCGAGGATTTGTTGGCCGGAGGAGTCGGTGGTGCACCACCGGGATTCCGATTACCCTTGAATGCAGTCGGAATTAATCCGAAGACGAATAAGAGCAAACGTATTAGCTCGAAACCGGATCAAATTACTGCTTCGAATCGTGACTCGCTTGCTCCACCATCGATGAAGATTCCAGGAACTCAGGTCACTCTCCTCTCTcgatttcattttctcatttgCTTCGGTTTCTGTATCTATCAACGTTTTTGCGTGCACTTACATTTCGTCTTGATGATTTTTCGCAGACGATATACATCAAGACGTTTGGATGTTCTCATAATCAGGCGAGTCATTTTATGAATCTTAAGTGCtttgattctgattttgtaGTTCTTAGTGTTTTGGTGTTGATAGATTTCTAAATGCCTCATATACACTTACAATGTTTGTTACTCTAGTGATTGAGATGAAATCTTTTAGCTAATCGTATCTGGTCTTGTCTCGTTGCTTGGTTATTGTTCAGAGTGATAGTGAGTATATGGCTGGTCAGCTTTCTGCATTTGGCTATGCGTTGACAGAAGTCCCGGAGGAAGCTGATTTATGGCTCATTAACACGTAAGCTTCAGCCTCGTATTCTGTTTACCCGATGCAATGGCTATGTGTTTTTGCTGTTGAGATATAGTTCACTTGGTCACGGTCTAATATTGTAGATTTATAGTTTATGGCGCAGCATTTTGCTCGATATAGCTTTACTTTGTGTTTACTCTATATGTGCGGTTGATGCAGCTGTACTGTGAAGTCCCCTAGCCAGTCTGCGATGTCTACTTTGATAACGAGGGGTAGAAGTGGGAAAAAGCCTCTTGTGATTGCGGGATGTGTTCCTCAGGGCAGTCGTGATCTTAAAGAACTGGAAGGCGTTAGTGTAGTTGGAGTCCAACAGATTGATCGTGTTGTTGAGATTGTTGAAGAAACTCTTAAGGGTCATGAAGTACGGTTGCTGACTCGGAAGACTTTGCCTGCGCTTGATCTCCCAAAGGTGGGTAAAAAGAGTTTAAacttttgattgttttgacTTTAATGCTGAGTATGGCTATTCCTAGTACCAAACAAGTAGAAGCCAAAATCTTGATTTCAGAGACAGTTCTTTGATCCTATAAATTTTGCTTAGTCTTTCATTACACAATTTCTTGCTCGATTTCATTTGGGTTCGATTAATGGGGACTAATAAGTCATTATTTTCCACTGCAGGTGCGGAGGAACAATTTTATCGAAATTCTCCCCATTAATGTTGGCTGTTTGGGTGCCTGTACTTACTGCAAGACCAAGCATGCCCGTGGTCATTTAGGAAGTTACACAGTTGATAGTCTTGTAAGCAGATTCAGCTTCACAGCGAAgagtttttttcaatttgtatcCAGCTTTTgccccctttttttttttttctgcctATTGAGATTCCTAAATTGCAGGTGGAGCGGGTGAGAACTGTAATCTCTGAAGGAGTCAAGGAGATTTGGTTAAGCAGCGAGGACACTGGAGCATATGGTTCCTTTTCAAACCTTTAGTTAAAgacataattttgtatttccTTTTCATTGGGCTAATGCCCCCAAAATGTTGCAGGTCGTGACATAGGAGTTAATCTTCCAATACTGCTTAATGCTATCGTTAAGGAACTTCCTTCTGATCAAAGCACAATGCTAAGGATTGGGATGACTAATCCTCCCTTTATTTTAGAGCATTTGAAAGAAATAGCGGCAGTGTTACGTCACCCATGTGTCTACACCTTTCTTCATGTCCCTGTGCAATCTGGTAGCGATTCTGTGTTGACGGTGAGTCATGAGTCCAGAGTTGTTTACGACTGCCAAATTCTTTTCTAGTCTTACCTGAATATATTTTGCAGGCCATGAACAGGGAATATACAGCAAGTGAGTTCAGGACTGTGGTAGACACCTTAACAGAGCTTGTGCCAGGAATGCAAATTGCTACTGATATAATATGCGGTTTTCCTGGTTAGTGCTGGATAAACATGGAAGTCTGTATTATTggtcttttattttcttcgaaTTAACATATTCCTCTTCATTTAAGTGTTGAGACATAAAAAACATCATACCGCCATGCAAAATCACTTTAGTCGCATGTATTAGTTGGATGTGGATAGTTACATGGTCAACAAAGACTTGAGGATAATTATTGTTCATATAATTGGGCTGTGTTGAAGATATGTTTCTCACTTTCCCAATTCCAGGTGAAACCGATGAAGATTTTTCTCAGACAGTTGAACTCATCAAGGATTACAAGTTTCCTCAAGTTCATATTTCTCAGTTTTACCCCAGACCAGGTAAGCACAAGGATTTGGTTACGTATGTAATCTGTGAATTGGTGAGTGTTTCATAGGTCTAAACATTATTTTGGATGTGCCATTTATAATATAGGGACCCCAGCagcaaagatgaagaaggtaCAAAGTAAAATAGTGAAGCAACGAAGCCGTGAATTGACTTCTGTCTTTGAGGCTTTTGCGCCTTACACCGGAATGGAGTGCAGAGAAGAGAGGATATGGATAACTGAAGTAGCTACTGATGGAATTCATTTGGTAAGCCCATACTTCATATCAAATAAAACTGAAAgctactatatttttttttatat
This sequence is a window from Arabidopsis thaliana chromosome 1 sequence. Protein-coding genes within it:
- a CDS encoding Methylthiotransferase (Methylthiotransferase; FUNCTIONS IN: 4 iron, 4 sulfur cluster binding, iron-sulfur cluster binding, catalytic activity; INVOLVED IN: metabolic process, RNA modification; LOCATED IN: endoplasmic reticulum, membrane; EXPRESSED IN: 24 plant structures; EXPRESSED DURING: 13 growth stages; CONTAINS InterPro DOMAIN/s: Methylthiotransferase (InterPro:IPR005839), Aldolase-type TIM barrel (InterPro:IPR013785), Methylthiotransferase, conserved site (InterPro:IPR020612), Methylthiotransferase, N-terminal (InterPro:IPR013848), Radical SAM (InterPro:IPR007197), Deoxyribonuclease/rho motif-related TRAM (InterPro:IPR002792), Elongator protein 3/MiaB/NifB (InterPro:IPR006638), MiaB-like tRNA modifying enzyme, archaeal-type (InterPro:IPR006466); BEST Arabidopsis thaliana protein match is: Methylthiotransferase (TAIR:AT4G36390.1); Has 15738 Blast hits to 15705 proteins in 2423 species: Archae - 403; Bacteria - 9758; Metazoa - 296; Fungi - 1; Plants - 135; Viruses - 0; Other Eukaryotes - 5145 (source: NCBI BLink).), with product MEDIEDLLAGGVGGAPPGFRLPLNAVGINPKTNKSKRISSKPDQITASNRDSLAPPSMKIPGTQTIYIKTFGCSHNQSDSEYMAGQLSAFGYALTEVPEEADLWLINTCTVKSPSQSAMSTLITRGRSGKKPLVIAGCVPQGSRDLKELEGVSVVGVQQIDRVVEIVEETLKGHEVRLLTRKTLPALDLPKVRRNNFIEILPINVGCLGACTYCKTKHARGHLGSYTVDSLVERVRTVISEGVKEIWLSSEDTGAYGRDIGVNLPILLNAIVKELPSDQSTMLRIGMTNPPFILEHLKEIAAVLRHPCVYTFLHVPVQSGSDSVLTAMNREYTASEFRTVVDTLTELVPGMQIATDIICGFPGETDEDFSQTVELIKDYKFPQVHISQFYPRPGTPAAKMKKVQSKIVKQRSRELTSVFEAFAPYTGMECREERIWITEVATDGIHLVGHTKGYVQVLVTGPESMLGTSAMARITSVGRWSVFGEVIETFSSANRETKSREETKLPCSSNVSTCETCTCSAESCGEERSGEACNISGNISGQDDNKGKSKKEEKEVQEVVVPGSSVANWGFIDKALVCGVFVSSVTILVLLISIACRVLLR
- a CDS encoding uncharacterized protein (unknown protein; FUNCTIONS IN: molecular_function unknown; INVOLVED IN: biological_process unknown; LOCATED IN: chloroplast; Has 30201 Blast hits to 17322 proteins in 780 species: Archae - 12; Bacteria - 1396; Metazoa - 17338; Fungi - 3422; Plants - 5037; Viruses - 0; Other Eukaryotes - 2996 (source: NCBI BLink).), with protein sequence MSNPSNQSSQEQPQRCVVLALPAISNTSLRHRYGLGRRGGNNRNRSRGRDDNQSPSNGGRGRGRGRSRRRSRSPSHSNGGREPPFATINTEEHLTMQIESPSTIINTEERRAGDDDGSRSRGRGRGRGRGRGRGRGRGRGRGRGRNRSRSRSPSHSNGGREPPTTTLNTEDHLTMQIEPPSTIINRENGTDANDNVVAVNNIESDCKIDETVPPKTDEEILEDEDDIRSLLDKLPIPSMFYLGF
- a CDS encoding Chaperone DnaJ-domain superfamily protein, which produces MIRNFRFKAPTNHPGSTIQTDSRRLIQFPTRCCLSPDLSHYTVLGLTPLASQTEVKRAFKRLALKYHPDVHKGQDKDFKEIKSAYEVKQKNVFLIS